One part of the Phoenix dactylifera cultivar Barhee BC4 chromosome 4, palm_55x_up_171113_PBpolish2nd_filt_p, whole genome shotgun sequence genome encodes these proteins:
- the LOC103705665 gene encoding putative Peroxidase 48: MRWAAAAFVVFLVALSFVGPSGRSTQKKPNPSSSTTTNASSSSGLPKFLFRFQEDEEEASSYSSWSAAAAAGPLEYDFYREKCPQAEEIVRSTTTQLYSQNASVAPALLRLLFHDCFIRGCDASVLLDRINGSSSEKDAAPNHTLRGFDAVDAIKARVEAVCPATVSCADILVLATRDGLVLAGGPFYPVLTGRRDSERSFFDEAQLQIPAPDDNYPQTLANFASRGFTERETVSLLGAHSIGKLHCRFFRHRLYNFSGTGEPDGSMDVEMAAEMRAACGAGDGAAAAVGYQPEGRFGNHYYGRLLEGRGILHADQQLTAGRTVRWVQAYAAEGDSGLWAFRADFAHAMVKLSGLGPLSGSQGQIRTRCSQPV, translated from the exons ATGAGGTGGGCGGCGGCCGCGTTCGTCGTCTTCTTGGTGGCTCTCTCCTTCGTCGGCCCCAGCGGCCGTAGCACCCAAAAGAAGCCCaacccctcctcctccaccaccaccaatGCCTCCTCCAGTTCGGGCCTTCCCAAGTTTCTTTTTCGATTCCAAGAAGACGAGGAGGAGGCTTCCTCCTATTCCTCCtggtcggcggcggcggcggcaggtCCATTGGAGTACGATTTCTACCGCGAGAAATGCCCACAGGCCGAGGAGATCGTCAGGTCCACCACGACTCAGCTCTACTCCCAGAACGCCAGCGTCGCCCCCGCCCTCCTCCGTCTCCTCTTCCACGACTGCTTCATCCGA GGCTGCGACGCTTCAGTCCTCTTGGACCGCATCAATGGCTCCTCCTCGGAGAAAGACGCTGCCCCGAACCACACCCTCAGGGGCTTTGACGCCGTCGACGCCATCAAGGCCCGGGTGGAGGCCGTCTGCCCAGCCACCGTCTCCTGCGCCGACATCCTGGTCCTGGCCACACGAGACGGCCTCGTCCTG GCCGGAGGGCCCTTCTACCCGGTCCTGACGGGAAGGAGAGACAGCGAGCGGAGCTTCTTCGACGAGGCCCAGCTCCAGATCCCCGCCCCCGACGACAACTACCCCCAAACCCTCGCCAATTTCGCCAGCCGAGGCTTCACCGAGCGCGAAACCGTCAGCCTCTTAG GGGCGCACAGCATCGGGAAGCTGCACTGCCGGTTTTTCCGGCACCGGCTGTACAACTTCTCCGGGACCGGCGAGCCGGATGGGTCGATGGACGTGGAGATGGCGGCGGAGATGCGGGCCGCGTGCGGGGCCGGCGacggcgccgccgccgccgtgggTTACCAGCCGGAGGGGCGGTTCGGGAACCACTACTACGGGCGACTGCTGGAGGGGCGAGGGATTCTCCACGCGGACCAGCAGCTGACGGCGGGCCGGACGGTGAGGTGGGTGCAGGCGTACGCGGCGGAGGGCGACTCCGGGCTGTGGGCGTTCCGGGCCGACTTCGCCCACGCCATGGTCAAGCTCTCTGGGCTCGGCCCCCTCTCCGGATCCCAAGGCCAGATCCGGACCCGTTGCTCTCAGCCGGTGTGA